In Ahaetulla prasina isolate Xishuangbanna chromosome 5, ASM2864084v1, whole genome shotgun sequence, the following are encoded in one genomic region:
- the MSMB gene encoding beta-microseminoprotein yields MNLSGSLIFGEKLSKELANNIQNVGSWSKNLSSSQASLPDGLGEFTKQGRRRHILVFLLILALLRNLCDAQCSVKPVGRKGCFQNGKWYHAPAVWKTSNCQRCECKPKELICCSLVFRPINYDKKKCIAMFHRQSCSIRVVKKNDPAESCHVFAGVG; encoded by the exons ATGAATTTAAGTGGTTCTCTGATATTTGGTGAGAAATTATCCAAAGAGTTGGCCAACAATATTCAGAACGTAGGGAGTTGGAGCAAAAACCTTTCTAGTTCACAGGCTAGTTTACCAGATGGACTTGGAGAGTTCACCAAACAGGGTAGGAGG agaCATATTCTGGTTTTCCTTCTGATCCTTGCCCTTTTGAGAAACTTATGTGATGCTCAATGTTCTGTGAAACCAGTTGGTAGAAAgg GCTGCTTCCAGAATGGAAAATGGTACCATGCTCCTGCTGTTTGGAAAACAAGCAACTGCCAAAGATGTGAATGTAAACCCAAAGAATTAATATGCTGCAGCCT AGTTTTCAGACCTATCAACTATGATAAGAAGAAATGCATTGCCATGTTTCACCGCCAAAGTTGCTCCATCCGTGTGGTGAAGAAGAATGATCCTGCAGAAAGTTGCCACGTCTTTGCTGGGGTTGGTTAA